A single window of Lysobacter oculi DNA harbors:
- a CDS encoding peptidylprolyl isomerase, protein MALTATIDTDRGPIKLELYPEKAPLTVANFVNLAKRGFYDGLNFHRVIDSFMIQGGCPQGRGTGGPGYKFEDETRNGVPHQRGSLSMANAGPNTNGSQFFITHIKTDWLDGKHTVFGQVLEGQDIVDSVRQGDAIKSIRIEGDADAALAAKADRVEEWNKLLSA, encoded by the coding sequence ATGGCCCTCACCGCCACCATCGACACCGACCGCGGCCCGATCAAGCTGGAGCTGTACCCCGAGAAGGCACCGCTGACCGTGGCCAACTTCGTCAACCTGGCCAAGCGCGGCTTCTATGACGGGCTCAACTTCCACCGCGTGATCGACAGCTTCATGATCCAGGGCGGCTGCCCGCAGGGCCGTGGCACCGGCGGCCCGGGCTACAAGTTCGAAGACGAGACCCGCAACGGCGTGCCGCACCAGCGGGGTTCGCTGTCGATGGCCAATGCCGGCCCCAACACCAACGGCAGCCAGTTCTTCATCACCCACATCAAGACCGACTGGCTGGACGGCAAGCACACCGTCTTCGGCCAGGTGCTGGAAGGGCAGGACATCGTCGACAGCGTCCGCCAGGGCGATGCGATCAAGTCGATCCGCATCGAGGGCGATGCCGACGCCGCGCTGGCCGCCAAGGCCGACCGTGTCGAGGAGTGGAACAAGCTCCTCTCCGCCTGA
- a CDS encoding DUF6868 family protein, with the protein MHDIDMFRAFLGWAALLNYAVLIVWFAAFTLAGDALYRLHARWFRLPRETFDALHYGGMAVYKIGVLLLFLVPWLVLTVFF; encoded by the coding sequence ATGCACGACATCGACATGTTCCGGGCGTTCCTGGGCTGGGCCGCGCTGCTCAACTACGCGGTGCTGATCGTCTGGTTCGCGGCCTTCACGCTGGCCGGTGACGCGCTCTACCGTCTGCACGCGCGCTGGTTCCGCCTCCCGCGCGAGACTTTCGATGCGCTGCATTACGGTGGCATGGCGGTCTACAAGATCGGCGTGCTGCTGCTGTTCCTGGTGCCGTGGCTGGTGCTGACCGTGTTCTTCTGA